One window of the Burkholderia ubonensis subsp. mesacidophila genome contains the following:
- a CDS encoding FitA-like ribbon-helix-helix domain-containing protein produces the protein MANLLVRNVDDSIVQSLREQAAAHGRSVEAEHRAILASALARPKRRTFAEVLKCIPDVGEDTDFERVQDSGEARHVFD, from the coding sequence ATGGCGAATCTACTGGTACGTAACGTGGATGACAGCATCGTTCAGAGCCTGCGCGAGCAGGCTGCGGCGCATGGCCGGAGTGTGGAGGCCGAGCATCGGGCCATTCTCGCGAGTGCGCTCGCCCGGCCGAAGCGCAGGACCTTCGCGGAAGTGCTGAAGTGCATCCCCGATGTTGGCGAAGACACGGATTTCGAGCGTGTGCAGGATTCCGGCGAGGCCAGGCATGTTTTTGATTGA